A genome region from Paramisgurnus dabryanus chromosome 12, PD_genome_1.1, whole genome shotgun sequence includes the following:
- the usp46 gene encoding ubiquitin carboxyl-terminal hydrolase 46, producing the protein MTVRNIASICNMGTNASALEKDIGPEQFPINEHYFGLVNFGNTCYCNSVLQALYFCRPFRENVLAYKVQQKKKENLLTCLADLFHSITTQKKKVGVIPPKKFISRLRKENDLFDNYMQQDAHEFLNYLLNTVADILQEEKKQEKQNGRLKNNGTAIPTETEPEPNKTDSTWVHDIFQGTLTNETRCLNCETVSSKDEDFLDLSVDVEQNTSITHCLRDFSNTETLCSEYKYYCEMCCSKQEAQKRMCVKKLPMILALHLKRFKYMEQLHRYTKLSYRVVFPLELRLFNTSGDAINLDRMYDLVAVVVHCGSGPNRGHYITIVKSHGFWLLFDDDIVEKIDAQAIEEFYGLTSDISKNSESGYILFYQSRE; encoded by the exons ATGACTGTCAGAAATATCGCCTCCATTTGTAATATG GGCACCAATGCCTCTGCTCTGGAGAAAGACATTGGTCCAGAGCAGTTTCCCATTAATGAACACTACTTTGGTTTGGTCAAT TTTGGAAACACGTGTTACTGTAACTCGGTGTTGCAGGCTCTGTATTTCTGCCGGCCGTTTAGGGAGAATGTGTTGGCGTATAAAGTCCAGCAGAAGAAGAAGGAGAACCTTCTCACCTGTCTGGCCGACCTCTTCCACAGCATCACCACACAGAAGAAGAAAGTTGGGGTGATCCCTCCTAAGAAGTTCATCTCGCGTCTGCGAAAGGAGAATG ACCTGTTTGATAACTACATGCAACAGGATGCCCACGAGTTCCTGAACTACCTGCTAAACACAGTGGCTGACATCTTGCAAGAAGAAAAGAAACAGGAGAAACAAAATGGTCGGCTAAAGAACAATGGCACTGCCATCCCCACTGAAACCGAGCCAGAACCGAACAAAACTGACTCCACGTGGGTTCACGATATCTTCCAGGGGACGCTGACCAATGAGACGCGCTGTCTCAACTGTGAGACG gtCAGTAGCAAAGACGAagactttttggatttgtctgtaGATGTTGAGCAGAACACTTCAATAACACACTGTCTCAG GGACTTCAGTAATACAGAGACCCTGTGCAGTGAATATAAATACTACTGTGAGATGTGCTGTAGCAAACAAGAGGCACAGAAACG CATGTGTGTAAAGAAGCTACCTATGATCTTGGCTCTCCATTTAAAACGTTTTAAGTACATGGAGCAGCTGCATCGCTACACTAAACTGAGCTATCGGGTGGTTTTCCCGCTGGAGCTCCGCCTCTTTAACACCTCCGGGGACGCCATCAATCTCGACCGCATGTACGACCTTGTCGCTGTGGTTGTGCACTGTGGCAG TGGGCCAAACAGAGGGCATTACATCACCATTGTCAAAAGTCACGGCTTCTGGTTGCTGTTCGATGATGACATAGTGGAG AAAATTGATGCGCAGGCGATAGAAGAGTTTTACGGTTTGACATCTGACATTTCCAAGAATTCCGAGTCTGGATACATCCTGTTCTATCAATCCAGAGAGTGA